The following are encoded in a window of Anoplopoma fimbria isolate UVic2021 breed Golden Eagle Sablefish chromosome 3, Afim_UVic_2022, whole genome shotgun sequence genomic DNA:
- the zmynd11 gene encoding LOW QUALITY PROTEIN: zinc finger MYND domain-containing protein 11 (The sequence of the model RefSeq protein was modified relative to this genomic sequence to represent the inferred CDS: deleted 1 base in 1 codon), translated as MNKEIMSRVVKKRQADPKVVQYVWAAIEVVRNQKQIANMDRITKYLSRVFGMHPKETARQLSLAVKDGLVVETLTVGCKGSKAGIEQEGYWLPGDEMDPRAEGSKEWEAESHDWYCFECHLPGDVLSCDICFRVYHLKCLSDEFKPRDGGSHWQCVVCRGSKKKNLNKQEMSKYLRFIVQRMKERAVDLNKKGKDTKHPMYKRLIHTALEVSNIHENLSEGKYKTFEEFKADAQLIVHNTAILYGVHSDQAEIARLLFSDTCHELNELLLCKNCFYLSNARPDNWFCYPCSPNHDLVWAKMKGFGYWPAKVLQRDETQVDVRFFGHQHQRAWIPADNIQDIKVSIQQLQVKRSSGWKKACEELEVYQRFLREGRFWKTKMEETNMPTHPPLQQNQNQSQNQSQSQSQSQSQSQSQQQEGSGRTERLERTDEAESSISSTSNEQVRQLKGSLEPKAKKSRRSQMVEPKEEASDPEPEMEAVSSSQEIPVSSAPQQPEKLSVSTQTKKASGGSPRTLHRGTQTNSDGACQNMCHEKYTKVFNDVKEMMKADNKRETERVVREALEKLRAEMEEEKRQAVSKAVAGAQAEMERKCKQVKEKCKEELVEEVKKVVAQNKQLISQTKKKQWCYNCEEEAMYHCCWNTSYCSIKCQQEHWHADHKRTCRRKR; from the exons ATGAATAAGGAAATCATGTCACGCGTGGTGAAGAAGAGGCAGGCGGACCCCAAGGTGGTCCAGTATGTGTGGGCGGCCATCGAGGTCGTCCGCAACCAGAAACAAATCGCAAACATGGACAGGATCACCAA GTACCTGAGCCGTGTGTTTGGCATGCACCCTAAGGAGACTGCCAGGCAGCTGAGCTTGGCCGTGAAGGACGGCCTGGTGGTGGAGACCCTGACTGTTGGCTGCAAGGGCTCCAAGGCCGGCATCGAGCAGGAAGGATACTGGCTGCCCGGCGACGAGATG GACCCGAGAGCGGAGGGGAGCAAG GAGTGGGAGGCGGAGAGCCACGACTGGTACTGCTTCGAGTGTCACCTACCGGGCGACGTCCTCTCGTGCGACATCTGCTTCCGGGTTTACCACCTCAAGTGTCTGTCGGACGAGTTCAAGCCCAGAGACGGAGGATCCCACTGGCAGTGTGTCGTCTGCAGG GGCAGTAAAAAGAAGAACCTGAACAAACAGGAGATGAGTAAATACCTGCGATTCATCGTCCAGCGTATGAAGGAGAGG GCAGTGGACCTGAACAAGAAAGGCAAAGACACTAAACATCCGATGTATAAACGGCTGATCCACACCGCGCTGGAAGTCTCAAACATCCACGAG aaCCTGTCTGAAGGAAAGTATAAAACGTTTGAGGAGTTCAAAGCCGACGCTCAGCTGATTGTTCACAACACGGCCATCTTGTATGGAG TTCATAGCGACCAGGCGGAGATCGCACGGCTGCTCTTCAGCGACACATGCCACGAG TTAAATGAGCTGTTGTTGTGTAAGAACTGCTTCTACCTGTCCAACGCCCGGCCGGACAACTGGTTCTGTTACCCCTGT AGCCCCAACCATGACTTGGTGTGGGCCAAGATGAAAGGATTTGGCTACTGGCCGGCAAAAGTCCTTCAGAGGGATGAAACCCAGGTGGACGTCCGCTTCTTTGGCCACCAGCACCAGAG AGCGTGGATCCCCGCGGACAACATCCAGGACATCAAGGTGAgcatccagcagctgcaggtg AAGCGCAGCAGCGGCTGGAAGAAGGCGTGCGAGGAGCTGGAGGTCTACCAGCGCTTCCTGCGGGAGGGCCGCTTCtggaaaacaaagatggaggaaaCCAACATGCCGACGCACCCGCCTctgcagcagaaccagaaccagagtcAGAaccagagtcagagtcagagtcagagtcagagtcagagccAGAGCCAGCAGCAGGAGGGCAGCGGGAGGACGGAGAGGCTGGAGAGGACGGACGAAGCCGAGTCCAGCATCTCCTCCACCAGCAACGAGCAGGTCCGACAA cTCAAAGGCAGCCTGGAGCCCAAAGCCAAGAAAAGCCGTCGATCTCAAATGGTCGAGCCCAAAGAAGAAGCCAGT GACCCGGAGCCCGAGATGGAGGCGGTCAGCTCCAGCCAGGAGATCCCGGTGTCCTCGGCGCCCCAGCAGCCCGAGAAGCTGTCGGTGTCCACGCAGACCAAGAAGGCCAGCGGCGGGTCGCCACGCACGCTGCACCGCGGCACCCAGACGAACAGCGACGGCGCCTGCCAGAACATGTGCCACGAGAAGTACACCAAGGTCTTCAACGACGTCAAGGAGATGATGAAGGCCGACAACAAGAGGGAGACCGAGAGGGTCGTCAGAGAGGCTCTGGAGAAG CTCCGTgcggagatggaggaggagaagcgcCAGGCGGTTAGTAAGGCGGTGGCCGGAGCTCAGgcggagatggagaggaagtgTAAGCAGGTGAAGGAGAAGTGTAaagaggagctggtggaggaggtgaagaaggtgGTGGCCCAAAATAAACAGCTGATCTCCCAGACCAAGAAGAAGCAGTGG TGTTATAACTGTGAGGAGGAGGCCATGTATCACTGCTGCTGGAACACCTCGTACTGCTCCATCAAGTGTCAGCAGGAGCATTGGCACGCCGACCACAAACGAACCTGCCGCAGGAAGAGATGa
- the LOC129089299 gene encoding tripartite motif-containing protein 16-like: MAQKGVQLDRESFSCSICLDLLKVPVTIHCGHSYCMNCIKTHWDEEDGKKLHSCPQCRQTFTPRPVLLKNTMLADLVEQLKKTGLQAAPADHCYAGPEDVACDVCTGRKLKAVKSCLMCLASYCEKHLQSHYESAPFKKHKLVDPSKKLQENICSRHDEVMKMFCRTDQQCICYLCPVNEHKGHDTVSAAAERTERQRELEVSRLNIQQRIQDREKDVKLLQQEVEAVNRSADKTVEDSEKIFTELIRLMEKRSSDVKQQVRSQQRTEVSRVKELQEKMEQEIAELKRNDAELQQLSHTEDHNQFLHNYPSLSALSESTDSSSISIRPLQYFEEVTTAVSEVRDKLQDVLREKWTNIVLTVTEVDVLLSNSQSEPKTRTGFLKYSRKITLDKNTANTHLLLSEGNRKATLMRQQQSYSSQPDRFSYWHQVLSRESLTGRCYWEVEWRGDKVFVAVAYKIISRTGSSTECVFGLNNKSWALRCDENSYMFWYNSVQTPVSGPLSSRVGVYLDHSAGVLSFYSVSETMTLLHRVQTTFTQPLHAGLWLLYSSGNTAEFCKLK, translated from the coding sequence ATGGCGCAGAAAGGAGTTCAGCTGGACCGTGAGAGCTTCTCTTGTtccatctgtctggatctcCTGAAGGTTCCGGTGACTATTCACTGTGGACACAGCTACTGCATGAACTGTATTAAAACCCACTGGGATGAAGAGGATGGGAAGAAACTCCACAGCTGTCCTCAGTGTAGGCAGACCTTCACACCGAGGCCTGTCCTGTTGAAAAACACCATGTTGGCAGATTTAGTGGAGCAACTGAAGAAGACTGGACTCCAAGCTGCTCCTGCTGATCACTGCTATGCTGGACCTGAAGATGTGGCCTGTGATGTCTGCACTGGGAGGAAACTGAAAGCTGTCAAGTCCTGTCTGATGTGTCTGGCTTCTTACTGTGAGAAACACCTTCAGTCTCACTATGAATCAGCTCCATTTAAGAAACACAAGCTGGTGGACCCCTCCAAGAAGCTTCAGGAGAACATCTGCTCTCGTCACGatgaggtgatgaagatgttctGTCGTACTGATCAGCAGTGTATCTGTTATCTCTGCCCTGTGAATGAACATAAAGGACACGACACAGtctcagctgctgcagaaaggactgagaggcagagagagctggaggtgagtcgactaaacatccagcagagaatccaggacagagagaaagacgtgAAGCTGCTTCAACAGGAGGTGGAGGCCGTCAACCGCTCTGCTGATAAAACAGTGGAGGACAGCGAGAAGATCTTCACCGAGCTGATCCGTCTCATGGAGAAAAGAAGCTCCGATGTGAAGCAGCAGGTCAGATCCCAGCAGAGAACTGAAGTGAGTCGAGTCAAAGAGCTTCAGGAGAAGATGGAGCAGGAGATcgctgagctgaagaggaacgacgctgagctgcagcagctctcacacacagaggaccaCAACCAGTTTCTACACAACTACCCCTCACTGTCAGCACTCAGTGAGTCTACAGACTCATCCAGCATCAGCATCCGTCCACTGCAGTACTTTGAGGAGGTGACAACAGCGGTTTCAGAAGTCAGAGATAAACTACAGGACGTCCTGAGAGAGAAATGGACAAACATTGTACTGACAGTGACTGAAGTggatgttttactgtcaaattCACAATCAGAACCCAAGACCAGAACAGGATTCTTAAAATATTCACGTAAAATAACACtggataaaaacacagcaaacacacatctgTTATTATCTGAGGGgaacagaaaagcaacattaaTGAGACAACAGCAGTCTTACTCTAGTCAGCCAGACAGATTCTCTTATTGGCATCAGGTCCTGAGTAGAGAGAGTCTGACTGGACGTTGTtactgggaggtggagtggagaggagatAAAGTTTTTGTGGCAGTCGCATACAAAATTATCAGCCGGACTGGGAGCTCAACTGAATGTGTATTTGGACTCAATAACAAATCTTGGGCATTAAGATGTGACGAAAACAGTTATATGTTTTGGTACAACAGTGTCCAAACTCCCGTCTCaggtcctctctcctccagagtAGGAGTGTACCTGGATCACAGTGCAGGTGTTCTGTCCTTCTACAGCGTCTCTGAAACCATGACTCTCCTCCATAGAGTCCAGACCACATTCActcagcctctccatgctggACTTTGGCTTCTTTATTCGTCTGGAAACACTGCTGAGTTCTGTAAACTCAAATAG